From a single Flavobacteriales bacterium genomic region:
- a CDS encoding aminoacetone oxidase family FAD-binding enzyme, producing MLDLPARHSPSEGGGLEQADVAIVGGGAAGIFAAICYAEKQPGRSICVLEKSSNLLSKVKISGGGRCNVTHACFDPHELVRSYPRGHKELLGAFHRFQPEDTVRWFARRNVKLKTEEDGRMFPVTDRSQTIIDCFETELRNHQVHIRYRADVKEVTPTGDGFNLRLADGVHIRCRQLLIAAGGHPTTSSYDYITRLGHSLHAPVPSLFTFNLPGDPILELQGVSSMVHIELMDAPFTSSGPLLITHWGMSGPAVLKLSAWAARYLHEKNYTFSFRIDWLPGTDAKELEAYVQTLFQHAGGRNAGQALELDLPKKLKHHLLLKAGIDPERRWAEIGKKQKLSLLHLLKSDTYTSKGKTTFKQEFVQCGGVALNEIDMTRMESKVVPGLYFAGEVLDIDAVTGGFNFQAAWTTAWIAAESMASDA from the coding sequence ATGTTAGACTTGCCTGCCCGCCATAGCCCAAGCGAAGGCGGGGGACTTGAGCAGGCAGATGTTGCCATCGTGGGAGGAGGCGCTGCCGGCATCTTTGCAGCCATTTGTTACGCCGAGAAGCAACCCGGGCGCAGCATTTGTGTATTGGAGAAATCGTCCAACCTGTTATCAAAAGTGAAGATCTCCGGTGGCGGTCGCTGCAATGTAACACATGCCTGTTTTGATCCGCATGAATTGGTGCGTTCCTACCCACGAGGACATAAAGAATTGCTGGGTGCATTCCATCGGTTTCAACCGGAAGACACCGTACGATGGTTTGCCCGCAGAAATGTAAAACTCAAAACCGAAGAAGACGGACGCATGTTCCCGGTAACGGATCGTTCGCAAACCATCATCGACTGCTTCGAAACCGAACTCCGCAACCACCAGGTGCACATCCGGTACCGGGCAGACGTAAAAGAGGTCACGCCCACAGGCGATGGTTTCAACCTCCGGCTTGCCGACGGAGTCCACATCCGTTGCCGGCAATTGCTGATCGCGGCAGGTGGCCATCCGACCACGTCATCTTACGACTACATCACGCGACTCGGGCACAGCCTCCATGCACCGGTACCATCCCTGTTCACCTTCAACTTGCCGGGAGACCCCATCCTCGAACTGCAAGGGGTGTCATCCATGGTACATATTGAATTAATGGATGCGCCGTTTACGTCCAGCGGGCCGCTGCTTATCACCCATTGGGGCATGAGCGGACCGGCCGTACTCAAACTGAGCGCATGGGCGGCCCGTTACCTGCATGAAAAAAACTACACGTTTTCATTCCGCATCGACTGGCTCCCGGGCACCGATGCAAAAGAACTGGAAGCATACGTACAAACGCTTTTCCAGCATGCGGGCGGGCGAAATGCCGGGCAGGCGCTCGAACTCGACCTGCCAAAAAAACTCAAGCACCACCTGTTGCTGAAAGCGGGCATCGATCCAGAACGACGATGGGCTGAAATCGGCAAGAAGCAAAAACTGTCGCTTCTGCACCTGCTCAAATCGGACACCTATACATCCAAAGGCAAAACCACCTTTAAACAAGAATTCGTTCAATGCGGCGGCGTTGCCCTGAACGAAATAGACATGACCCGGATGGAAAGCAAGGTTGTACCCGGCCTGTACTTTGCCGGCGAAGTGCTGGACATCGACGCGGTTACGGGCGGCTTCAACTTCCAGGCAGCCTGGACCACCGCCTGGATCGCAGCCGAATCCATGGCATCGGATGCGTGA